In Schlegelella aquatica, one DNA window encodes the following:
- a CDS encoding CBS domain-containing protein: MTAVSEVMTRGVRTMTPNDTVMMAAQAMDELNVGAIPVCQGDQIVGIVTDRDIVVRGVAQGCAPDSTKLEDVMSTDVRCCRENQSLEEVLEEMRGVQVRRMPVVDDEGHVVGILSLGDVAVKAGEECAGEALADISEPAEPDRSNMSQASGPAGGGSASGQASRMH, from the coding sequence ATGACTGCCGTATCGGAAGTGATGACCCGTGGCGTGCGCACGATGACGCCGAACGACACCGTGATGATGGCCGCGCAGGCGATGGACGAGCTCAACGTCGGTGCGATCCCGGTGTGCCAGGGCGACCAGATCGTGGGCATCGTCACCGACCGCGACATCGTGGTGCGGGGCGTGGCGCAGGGCTGCGCGCCCGACTCGACCAAGCTCGAAGACGTGATGAGCACCGACGTGCGCTGCTGCCGCGAGAACCAGTCGCTCGAGGAAGTGCTCGAAGAGATGCGCGGGGTCCAGGTGCGGCGCATGCCCGTCGTGGACGACGAGGGCCACGTCGTGGGCATCCTGTCGCTGGGCGACGTGGCGGTCAAGGCCGGCGAGGAGTGCGCAGGCGAGGCGCTGGCCGACATCTCCGAGCCCGCCGAGCCCGATCGCTCCAACATGAGCCAGGCCAGCGGCCCCGCAGGCGGCGGCTCGGCCTCGGGACAGGCCAGCCGCATGCACTGA
- a CDS encoding YgaP family membrane protein, with translation MKTNVGGVDRVLRIVVGLALVLAAVFGAIGAWGYIGLVPLVTGAVGTCPLYSMLGLNTCPMKRT, from the coding sequence ATGAAAACCAATGTCGGCGGTGTCGACCGCGTGCTGCGTATCGTGGTGGGCCTGGCGCTGGTGCTGGCCGCCGTCTTCGGTGCCATCGGTGCCTGGGGCTACATCGGCCTGGTGCCGCTCGTCACCGGGGCGGTCGGCACTTGCCCCCTCTACTCGATGCTGGGCCTCAATACCTGCCCGATGAAGCGCACCTGA
- the otsB gene encoding trehalose-phosphatase, translated as MSPAPLSVSELPLLTPDAALFLDFDGTLADLAPRPDAVRVPPSLIHTLQRLQQALHGAVAVVSGRPLEQLDELLRPLRLPSAGVHGVERRSADGYVQRLAAPALDRVIEAAQALCARLPGLLVERKHGAVALHYRQAPELRPYCEAALRAALEDAPGLTLLHGKMVYEVKPAVANKGHAIQAFLREPPFRGRRALFAGDDVTDEDGFAAVQSEGGTAIKVGDGPSCARWRLGDPQALREWLAQCAHALDAAPVNGNRPAAAPGEAAAGTSREAGPEAARAVRAAALPGGA; from the coding sequence ATGTCGCCTGCACCTCTGTCTGTTTCCGAGCTGCCTTTGCTGACGCCCGACGCGGCGCTCTTCCTCGATTTCGACGGCACCCTCGCCGATCTGGCCCCGCGGCCCGACGCGGTGCGGGTACCGCCTTCGCTGATCCACACGCTGCAGCGCTTGCAGCAAGCGCTGCACGGCGCGGTGGCCGTCGTCTCGGGCCGACCGCTGGAGCAGCTCGACGAGCTGCTGCGCCCGCTGCGCCTGCCCTCGGCCGGAGTGCACGGCGTGGAGCGCCGCAGCGCCGACGGCTACGTGCAGCGCCTGGCGGCCCCCGCGCTGGACCGCGTGATCGAGGCGGCGCAGGCGCTTTGTGCCCGTCTGCCGGGGCTGCTGGTGGAGCGCAAGCACGGGGCCGTGGCCCTGCACTACCGGCAGGCGCCCGAGTTGAGGCCGTACTGCGAGGCGGCCTTGCGCGCGGCGCTGGAAGACGCGCCCGGGCTGACCTTGCTGCACGGCAAGATGGTGTATGAGGTCAAGCCCGCCGTGGCCAACAAGGGGCACGCGATCCAGGCCTTCCTGCGCGAGCCTCCGTTCCGGGGCCGCCGCGCGCTGTTCGCAGGCGACGACGTCACCGATGAAGACGGCTTCGCCGCGGTGCAGTCCGAAGGCGGCACCGCGATCAAGGTGGGGGACGGCCCGAGTTGCGCGCGCTGGCGTCTCGGCGATCCGCAGGCACTGCGCGAATGGCTCGCGCAGTGCGCGCACGCGTTGGACGCGGCCCCCGTGAACGGGAACCGGCCGGCCGCGGCGCCGGGCGAGGCTGCGGCGGGCACGTCCCGAGAAGCGGGCCCCGAGGCCGCGAGGGCGGTGCGGGCGGCCGCCCTGCCCGGAGGGGCATGA
- the otsA gene encoding alpha,alpha-trehalose-phosphate synthase (UDP-forming) encodes MARVVAVSNRVADPRKAAAGGLAVALGETLNATGGLWMGWSGKIVEGAEGGRPGEGELKVQQAGNVTLATLDLSREDHDTYYLGYANRVLWPVFHYRLDLADFNTAYLAGYRRVNQLFARQLLPLLKPDDLVWVHDYHLIPLAAELRKLGCNNRIGFFLHIPLPPPLILAALPGHEWLVGALFAYDVVGFQSEADAQHFSRYVQSEAHAEVVGPDLYRAFGRTVLARSFPIGIDVDEFAALTHGKEARETYETMREQYSKRQLLVGIDRLDYSKGLPHRIRAFQELLASYPESRRSATLIQIASPTREDVDAYMDIRRELEHLCGQINGDYGELDWMPVRYIHRTLARKRLPGLCRAARVALVTPLRDGMNLVAKEYIAAQDPGDPGVLVLSRFAGAAEQLREALLVNPYDTQGTARAIHQALNMPLEERQARHQALLHRIRTHDVHWWRRSFLEALEHVDAAARQRAA; translated from the coding sequence ATGGCACGAGTGGTCGCCGTATCGAACCGCGTGGCCGACCCGCGCAAAGCCGCCGCCGGCGGACTCGCCGTGGCGCTGGGCGAAACGCTCAACGCCACCGGGGGGCTGTGGATGGGCTGGAGCGGCAAGATCGTCGAGGGCGCCGAGGGCGGACGTCCCGGCGAAGGCGAGCTGAAGGTCCAGCAGGCGGGCAACGTCACCCTGGCGACGCTGGACCTCAGCCGCGAGGATCACGACACCTACTACCTCGGCTACGCCAATCGCGTGCTGTGGCCGGTGTTCCACTACCGGCTCGATCTGGCCGACTTCAACACCGCGTACCTCGCCGGCTACCGGCGCGTGAACCAGCTCTTTGCGCGCCAGCTGCTGCCGCTGCTCAAGCCCGACGACTTGGTGTGGGTCCACGACTACCACCTGATTCCGCTTGCGGCCGAGTTGCGCAAGCTGGGTTGCAACAACCGCATCGGCTTCTTCCTGCACATCCCGCTGCCGCCGCCGCTGATCCTGGCCGCACTGCCAGGGCATGAGTGGCTCGTCGGCGCGCTCTTCGCCTACGACGTCGTGGGCTTCCAGAGCGAGGCCGACGCGCAGCACTTCAGCCGCTACGTGCAAAGCGAGGCCCACGCCGAGGTGGTGGGCCCCGACCTCTACCGCGCCTTCGGGCGCACGGTGCTGGCCCGCTCCTTTCCCATCGGCATCGACGTGGACGAGTTCGCCGCGCTCACGCACGGCAAGGAGGCTCGCGAGACGTACGAGACGATGCGCGAGCAGTACTCCAAGCGCCAGCTGCTGGTGGGCATCGACCGGCTCGACTACTCCAAGGGCCTGCCCCACCGCATACGCGCCTTCCAGGAGTTGCTCGCCTCCTACCCCGAGAGCCGCCGCAGCGCCACGCTCATCCAGATCGCCTCGCCCACGCGCGAGGACGTGGACGCCTACATGGACATCCGACGCGAGCTGGAGCATCTGTGCGGGCAGATCAACGGCGACTACGGCGAGCTCGACTGGATGCCGGTGCGCTACATCCACCGCACGCTCGCGCGCAAGCGTCTGCCGGGGCTGTGCCGGGCCGCGCGCGTGGCGCTCGTCACGCCGCTGCGCGACGGCATGAACCTCGTCGCCAAGGAGTACATCGCCGCGCAGGACCCGGGCGACCCGGGAGTACTCGTGCTCTCGCGCTTCGCGGGCGCGGCCGAGCAGTTGCGCGAGGCGCTGCTGGTCAATCCCTACGACACCCAGGGCACTGCGCGGGCCATCCATCAGGCACTCAACATGCCCTTGGAGGAGCGACAGGCACGGCACCAGGCGCTGCTGCACCGTATCCGCACGCACGACGTGCACTGGTGGCGCCGCAGCTTCCTGGAAGCGCTCGAACACGTGGATGCGGCCGCACGTCAACGGGCCGCCTGA